One Mercurialis annua linkage group LG3, ddMerAnnu1.2, whole genome shotgun sequence DNA window includes the following coding sequences:
- the LOC126673432 gene encoding probable ribose-5-phosphate isomerase 4, chloroplastic — MFSIDSKTGMSIMPTLVCSPTAYFKRNSCRPNTVAAHSSSLHHAAKHTVDTYIESGMVIGLGSGHASAMAIQYLGRQFRAGALRDIVGIPMSTISASEAAKAGIPLDQYRDGSQIDFAFDDADLLEEQTLLAVIGRENQQGVESIIQEKSILNAANRHVFMITEKQYKSGLDGSIPVLIQSLGWMEIAEQIDDLFIGDAEVWRRSSIGQLAGPLGGDFPLVTGEGYNVLDVIFTSPIKSLAEVAESLDKVEGVVDHGIICKWPCTAVIVSDSGLSIVSNPSTDTKKGFS, encoded by the exons ATGTTTAGTATAGATTCAAAGACAGGAATGTCAATAATGCCGACACTTGTGTGTTCTCCTACTGCTTATTTCAAGAGAAATTCTTGTCGACCAAACACTGTTGCTGCTCATAGCTCCTCTCTCCATCATGCAGCCAAGCATACT GTTGATACATATATAGAAAGTGGCATGGTTATTGGATTAGGGTCTGGACATGCTTCTGCTATGGCTATACAGTACTTGGGTCGGCAGTTTCGTGCTGGTGCTTTAAGAGATATAGTAGGCATTCCCAT GTCAACAATAAGTGCAAGTGAAGCTGCAAAAGCAGGCATTCCATTAGATCAATACCGAGATGGTTCTCAG ATCGATTTTGCATTTGATGATGCTGATCTTCTAGAAGAACAAACGCTACTTGCAGTCATTGGTCGCGAAAATCAACAAGGCGTGGAGTCGATCATTCAAGAGAAG TCAATTCTGAATGCAGCCAATCGGCATGTTTTCATGATCACAGAAAAGCAGTATAAAAGCGGTCTAGATGGTTCCATACCAGTTCTAATTCAATCT CTGGGCTGGATGGAAATTGCTGAACAGATTGATGATCTATTTATAGGTGATGCAGAG GTATGGAGAAGATCGTCTATCGGGCAACTAGCAGGTCCATTAGGGGGTGACTTCCCTCTCGTTACCGGAGAAGGTTACAATGTGCTTGATGTCATCTTCACGTCGCCAATAAAAAGTCTTG CTGAAGTCGCTGAAAGCCTTGATAAAGTTGAGGGGGTCGTTGATCATGGAATCATTTGCAAGTGGCC ATGCACGGCAGTTATTGTTTCTGATAGTGGGCTTTCCATAGTCAGTAATCCCTCAACTGACACGAAGAAAGGTTTCTCTTGA